In Thermococcus sp. MV5, the following are encoded in one genomic region:
- a CDS encoding carbohydrate ABC transporter permease encodes MNERTMYELRKLGFYTLIFIVVVWMGLPLVVSTLYAFGTPDDYYDPNKVIPLHFTFETVKMLLFTLGGWEALKNSVIVATLAIIISFILGLPAGYSIARFIFPGKDSIKLGMLALKIFPVHIMAVPLVILYIRLHLLDTRLGVALAHSAGALPLVVLITASIFAGTSAELEEAGMVFGLTRFQSFVKITLPLSLPGLAAAAMFTFVGSWNEVFAASVLTFKHRTLPALMLTLMETAPDYYKFAAAFIMAFPAMVYVAVARKYLISMWGIAIK; translated from the coding sequence ATGAATGAGAGAACGATGTATGAACTGAGGAAACTAGGATTTTATACCCTCATCTTCATTGTTGTGGTATGGATGGGCTTACCTTTGGTTGTCTCCACCCTTTATGCATTCGGAACTCCAGATGATTATTACGACCCTAATAAGGTAATCCCCCTTCACTTCACGTTTGAGACCGTGAAAATGCTGCTTTTCACACTTGGTGGATGGGAAGCGTTGAAGAACAGTGTGATTGTGGCAACCCTAGCAATAATAATCAGCTTTATACTTGGACTTCCAGCTGGATATTCCATAGCAAGATTTATTTTTCCCGGAAAGGACAGTATAAAGCTTGGAATGCTCGCTCTAAAAATATTCCCCGTTCATATAATGGCAGTTCCGCTTGTAATACTCTACATAAGGCTGCACTTACTCGATACTAGGCTTGGTGTTGCGCTTGCTCATAGCGCCGGTGCTTTACCGCTTGTTGTTTTAATTACTGCAAGTATATTCGCGGGTACATCTGCAGAACTTGAGGAAGCAGGGATGGTTTTTGGGCTTACCAGATTTCAGTCTTTTGTTAAAATAACTCTTCCTCTATCACTTCCTGGTTTGGCGGCTGCGGCAATGTTCACATTCGTTGGTTCGTGGAACGAAGTATTTGCAGCTTCAGTTTTGACTTTCAAGCACAGAACACTACCTGCATTAATGCTAACATTAATGGAGACCGCTCCTGATTATTACAAATTTGCAGCGGCTTTTATAATGGCGTTTCCGGCCATGGTATATGTAGCGGTTGCAAGAAAATATCTAATATCTATGTGGGGAATAGCTATCAAGTGA
- a CDS encoding TrmB family transcriptional regulator: MDEEEIQALLKELGLNGYEIRAYLTLIKRGPLTAGELASLSKVPQPRVYDVIRSLMGRGFVAVTSERPKKIIPVDPERVFETMKQNYLKKIELAKKELKAIYTPYESHGNVVMVKSKTTLENYIKDAIKNTKYHLSLAVPFTLLKRIAPVLKAKNREVTIDLFVYGANQVHRIAERIKVREVEDPIILIRDKDLGIYAPPGLFGSREQTIMGYALIINDKNLLFILDRYFSYVLWPTGKLVYKKPKKPVFPKSYTHIRSLVKDIIEHNLLGKEIEIYGRFVKTKEPVHLIGKIIDFFESEEEVISNITIETKDGKRYVIGGWNASLEDIEADLMILKG, from the coding sequence ATGGATGAGGAGGAAATCCAGGCACTATTAAAAGAGCTTGGCTTGAATGGGTATGAGATTAGGGCCTACTTGACTCTTATTAAGAGGGGACCTCTTACGGCGGGGGAGCTTGCCTCCCTCTCCAAAGTCCCCCAACCGAGAGTATATGATGTAATTAGGAGTTTAATGGGAAGAGGTTTTGTTGCCGTTACAAGTGAGAGACCAAAAAAAATAATACCCGTTGATCCAGAGAGAGTTTTTGAAACTATGAAGCAAAACTATCTAAAAAAAATAGAACTTGCAAAAAAAGAGCTTAAAGCAATATACACTCCCTACGAGAGTCATGGAAATGTTGTAATGGTAAAAAGCAAAACGACTCTTGAGAACTACATAAAGGATGCAATAAAAAACACAAAATACCACCTCTCCCTTGCTGTTCCGTTCACACTGCTTAAAAGAATAGCACCGGTTTTAAAAGCAAAGAACAGGGAAGTTACTATTGATCTTTTTGTTTATGGTGCAAATCAAGTTCATAGGATAGCAGAGAGAATAAAAGTTAGAGAAGTTGAAGATCCAATAATATTGATACGGGACAAAGATCTAGGAATCTATGCTCCTCCAGGGTTATTTGGGTCAAGAGAGCAAACCATAATGGGTTATGCTTTGATAATAAATGACAAAAATCTTCTTTTTATACTCGATAGATATTTTTCCTATGTGCTGTGGCCCACTGGGAAACTTGTTTATAAAAAACCAAAAAAACCGGTCTTTCCAAAGAGCTATACACACATCCGTTCTCTTGTTAAGGATATAATAGAACACAACCTTCTAGGAAAGGAGATAGAGATCTATGGGAGGTTCGTAAAAACTAAAGAGCCGGTACATTTAATCGGGAAGATAATTGATTTCTTTGAAAGCGAAGAGGAAGTAATTTCGAACATAACAATTGAAACAAAAGATGGAAAAAGGTACGTGATTGGAGGATGGAACGCTTCCCTTGAGGATATTGAGGCGGATCTGATGATTCTCAAGGGCTAA
- a CDS encoding carbohydrate ABC transporter permease, with translation MPKKVSKYVPYLLIAPALIYLAVLIGYPAIEGIKLVFYKDGGFSFATIHRAVNNYYFWPALKNTLKLVVVILPTQLVLALVFALAMNKVFKGRNVALTLLLIPMTLSDIAAGLIWYSMLSPSGFINKLLLTSGLIQTPIQLFGYQFHTREFLTLVFVELWRSTVTIFVIVLAGLQMISQEYIEAAEVFGAGYWTRLRHILIPLLKPSIQTALLLRTIYAFSIFGIVMVLVGRDIPVLAGEAYYQVTQIKDYGVGAFYALLIAVMSLTIGVIYLRLTKAEYLEVKR, from the coding sequence ATGCCAAAGAAGGTATCGAAATATGTTCCATATCTCTTAATAGCTCCGGCATTGATTTATTTAGCTGTACTCATTGGGTATCCGGCTATCGAAGGTATTAAGCTTGTTTTTTATAAAGACGGGGGATTCTCTTTTGCAACAATTCATAGAGCGGTTAACAATTACTATTTCTGGCCAGCTTTGAAAAATACTTTAAAATTAGTTGTGGTTATATTGCCGACTCAGCTTGTACTAGCTCTTGTGTTTGCTCTGGCAATGAACAAAGTATTTAAAGGGAGAAACGTCGCTTTAACCCTTCTCCTAATTCCTATGACATTAAGTGATATTGCTGCGGGTTTAATCTGGTATTCGATGTTATCTCCTAGCGGTTTTATAAATAAGTTGTTACTTACCTCGGGGTTGATTCAGACGCCCATACAGCTTTTTGGATATCAGTTCCATACAAGAGAATTTCTCACACTTGTATTTGTTGAGCTCTGGAGATCAACAGTCACAATATTCGTAATCGTTCTCGCAGGCTTGCAGATGATAAGCCAAGAGTACATCGAAGCAGCTGAAGTATTTGGTGCTGGCTACTGGACAAGACTGAGGCATATACTTATCCCACTGCTAAAACCGAGCATTCAAACTGCTTTGTTGTTGAGAACAATATATGCATTTAGTATTTTCGGAATTGTCATGGTTCTTGTTGGCAGAGACATCCCAGTCTTAGCGGGAGAGGCATACTACCAAGTAACACAAATTAAAGATTACGGGGTTGGAGCATTCTATGCCCTTCTCATAGCAGTAATGTCTCTTACAATTGGTGTCATCTACCTAAGACTAACAAAGGCGGAATATCTGGAGGTGAAAAGATGA
- a CDS encoding ABC transporter ATP-binding protein, with the protein MVEVKLENLKKYFDNGKVKAVDMLNLTIKDGEFLVLLGPSGCGKTTTLRMIAGLEEPTGGKILFGDRDVTYLPPKDRNISMVFQSYAVWPHMKVYDNIAFPLRIRKYPENEIKERVKWAAELLQIETLIDRYPAQLSGGQRQRVAVARAIVVEPDVLLMDEPLSNLDAKLRVAMRAEIKKLQTKLKVTTVYVTHDQVEAMTMGDRIAVMKSGRLLQVGPPTEVYLRPKTMFVGTFIGAPEMNLIDVSVKETDAGIALEGDGFVIVLPSDLGELLRDYINETVIFGIRPEHMTVEGVSTLEHVKRMAHIEGIVDFIEALGTDTIVHTKVGSSIIKIKLPGHILLPIGQKIGIVIDLDNIHVFEKGTKRAII; encoded by the coding sequence ATGGTTGAGGTTAAACTTGAAAACCTGAAAAAGTACTTTGACAATGGGAAGGTGAAAGCTGTTGATATGCTAAATCTAACGATCAAAGATGGAGAATTTCTTGTGTTACTCGGTCCATCAGGATGTGGGAAGACAACAACTCTGCGAATGATAGCCGGACTTGAGGAACCAACTGGAGGAAAGATATTGTTTGGAGATAGGGATGTAACATACCTGCCACCAAAAGACAGGAATATCTCAATGGTCTTTCAGAGTTATGCGGTATGGCCTCACATGAAGGTTTATGATAACATTGCATTTCCATTAAGAATCAGGAAATATCCAGAGAATGAGATTAAAGAGAGGGTTAAATGGGCAGCAGAACTTCTTCAAATAGAAACTCTCATTGATAGATATCCTGCTCAGTTAAGCGGTGGTCAGAGACAAAGGGTTGCGGTTGCAAGGGCTATTGTAGTGGAACCAGATGTTCTTTTAATGGATGAGCCCCTTTCAAACCTTGATGCAAAACTCAGAGTTGCTATGAGGGCAGAGATTAAAAAGCTCCAAACAAAACTCAAAGTAACTACAGTTTATGTTACACACGACCAAGTAGAAGCAATGACAATGGGTGATAGAATTGCTGTTATGAAGAGCGGGCGTCTCCTACAGGTTGGACCGCCAACTGAGGTATATCTAAGACCTAAAACCATGTTTGTGGGAACCTTCATTGGAGCTCCAGAAATGAATTTAATTGATGTTAGTGTTAAAGAAACTGATGCTGGAATTGCTCTTGAGGGAGATGGATTTGTTATTGTCCTTCCTTCAGATCTAGGAGAACTGTTAAGGGATTACATCAACGAAACAGTTATATTTGGAATCCGACCAGAACACATGACAGTTGAAGGAGTTTCAACTTTGGAGCATGTTAAAAGGATGGCTCACATAGAGGGCATTGTGGATTTCATAGAGGCATTGGGGACTGATACTATAGTTCACACAAAGGTTGGTAGTTCGATAATCAAAATAAAGCTACCGGGACATATACTCCTTCCTATAGGGCAAAAGATTGGGATAGTAATTGATCTCGACAACATTCATGTTTTTGAAAAGGGTACTAAAAGAGCAATAATCTGA
- a CDS encoding glycosyl hydrolase-related protein, whose product MKTTPVCIIPHAHWDRDWYFPFQVFRGRLLHLMEIVSNMLEEFPEFKFYLDGQTIAIEDYLEVFPQKREELFSKIREKRILVGPFYVLPDEFLISGETFIRNFLVAQRFLNENSLPSTKVAYLPDMFGHPAYIPTLIKGLGMETIALWRGVGDNCRDAEFIWEGPDGSEVLSINIIDGYANFLCPPKEYENFKKFLEEKVKKFLEHSKSGHILLMYGADRSFPSRTVIEFVKKLKEEGYNIKIGSLDEHAETLLRLNLKLRKIKGELRDPKYEPILKDVTSSRIHLKQKSHLIEHALIRVVEPLVATAYLLAIPIDTELNLLNYAWKLFLKTTPHDDICGCSSDQVHREMEVLQDQVLQLIQVIKCELMNKIIEKLRNQSKDQDKYHLIVFSPFARDTKTIIEKEIHLPPEEPHEDLVVIENGKELPTFVEYLEETTCIIKNDRSFEHFNTAEEDYLREFLITSEIAPPQNLRKKRIKIRFEAELPPIGVKVFEIIHRKGKSNNTNIPTEIPIETPFLKVDINTDGTLNVKDKRTGRRYKNLCYFEDWEDIGDEYNYCPSKNPEKISTLGKHAEIKTVTENDLGFLIEVEHNLEVPEYFDFENEKRATKRVVIPIKVSYFVHKTSPRIDVKIHFENRAKDHRFRAHFELPLISDFHIADDYFGPIKRANKIESLGNIEEYVELPENRYPMQNFVYVADENGGIVLSTKGLREYEIEKSESTINLALTLLRSVGMLSRPNLVTRKGNAGPEVLTPEAQSLGSHTAEFSLYFTEGYNLEEAYNFSEAYQGLPVAYLAKDIEKTNFSMVKITPSSLILSAFKMAEDGNGVILRFYNITDSEVTGSIRLGWIPNKVETVNLAEKSIEAPVNIEKNEIRIKAKPHEVITLKLS is encoded by the coding sequence ATGAAAACAACTCCTGTGTGTATAATCCCTCATGCACACTGGGACAGAGACTGGTATTTTCCATTTCAAGTATTTAGAGGAAGGCTCCTCCATCTGATGGAGATTGTCTCAAACATGTTGGAGGAATTTCCAGAATTCAAATTCTATTTGGATGGACAAACAATTGCCATAGAAGACTATTTGGAAGTATTCCCTCAAAAACGAGAAGAACTCTTTTCAAAGATCAGAGAAAAGCGGATATTAGTAGGGCCTTTTTATGTTCTTCCCGACGAATTCCTGATTTCAGGAGAGACCTTCATAAGAAACTTTCTTGTAGCCCAGAGATTTTTAAACGAGAATTCCCTTCCATCAACGAAAGTTGCATATCTCCCAGATATGTTTGGACATCCTGCTTACATTCCCACGTTAATAAAAGGTCTTGGAATGGAAACCATAGCCCTTTGGAGAGGCGTGGGTGATAACTGCAGAGATGCAGAGTTTATTTGGGAAGGTCCTGATGGGAGCGAAGTCTTGAGTATAAATATCATCGATGGTTATGCAAATTTTCTCTGCCCACCAAAGGAATATGAGAACTTTAAAAAATTCTTAGAAGAGAAGGTCAAAAAGTTCCTCGAACATTCCAAAAGTGGCCATATTCTCCTTATGTACGGAGCAGACCGTAGTTTTCCTTCTCGTACAGTAATAGAGTTTGTTAAGAAACTAAAGGAAGAAGGATACAACATCAAAATCGGGAGTCTCGATGAACATGCAGAAACACTATTACGCTTAAACTTAAAGTTAAGAAAAATTAAGGGAGAACTGCGTGATCCCAAGTACGAGCCAATCCTCAAAGACGTCACTTCTTCCAGAATACATCTCAAACAAAAAAGCCACTTAATTGAGCATGCTTTGATAAGGGTAGTTGAACCCTTAGTTGCAACAGCATACTTACTTGCCATTCCAATAGATACGGAATTAAACCTCCTCAACTATGCATGGAAACTGTTTCTAAAAACCACCCCTCATGACGATATATGCGGGTGTAGCAGTGATCAAGTGCACCGCGAAATGGAAGTACTGCAAGACCAGGTTCTTCAACTTATCCAAGTTATAAAATGTGAGCTTATGAATAAAATCATAGAAAAGCTTAGAAACCAAAGTAAAGACCAAGATAAATATCACCTTATTGTATTTTCACCTTTTGCAAGAGATACAAAAACAATCATCGAAAAAGAGATACATCTCCCCCCAGAAGAACCCCACGAGGACTTAGTAGTAATTGAAAACGGAAAAGAACTCCCGACATTTGTAGAATATCTAGAAGAAACAACTTGTATAATAAAAAACGACAGGAGTTTTGAACACTTTAACACAGCAGAGGAGGACTACCTCAGAGAATTCCTAATAACTTCAGAAATAGCACCACCACAAAATCTTAGGAAGAAACGTATAAAGATAAGGTTTGAAGCTGAACTTCCCCCAATTGGTGTTAAAGTCTTTGAGATAATACATAGGAAAGGAAAATCTAATAACACAAATATTCCCACTGAGATTCCAATTGAGACTCCTTTTCTTAAGGTTGACATTAATACAGACGGAACACTAAATGTAAAAGATAAAAGAACCGGAAGGAGATATAAGAACCTATGCTATTTCGAAGACTGGGAAGACATCGGGGATGAGTATAACTATTGCCCATCCAAAAATCCTGAGAAAATAAGCACTCTTGGAAAACATGCAGAGATTAAAACAGTAACTGAAAATGATCTTGGGTTCTTGATAGAAGTAGAACACAACTTGGAGGTTCCAGAATACTTTGACTTCGAAAATGAGAAACGAGCAACAAAAAGAGTAGTGATTCCAATTAAAGTTTCATACTTTGTTCATAAAACCAGCCCAAGAATAGATGTCAAAATACACTTCGAAAACAGGGCAAAGGATCACAGGTTTAGAGCCCATTTTGAACTACCCCTCATCTCCGACTTCCACATAGCCGATGACTACTTCGGACCAATAAAAAGAGCAAATAAAATAGAAAGTTTAGGGAACATAGAGGAGTATGTTGAACTACCTGAGAACAGATACCCAATGCAAAATTTCGTATATGTTGCTGACGAGAATGGAGGTATTGTTTTATCCACAAAAGGACTCAGAGAGTATGAAATCGAGAAGTCTGAGTCTACAATAAACCTTGCCCTTACACTATTGAGGAGTGTAGGAATGCTCTCAAGGCCCAATTTAGTAACAAGGAAAGGAAACGCCGGGCCAGAGGTTCTAACTCCTGAGGCCCAGTCTTTGGGTTCACACACTGCAGAATTTTCATTATACTTCACAGAGGGATACAACTTAGAAGAAGCATACAACTTCTCAGAAGCTTATCAAGGGCTACCAGTAGCATATTTAGCAAAAGACATAGAAAAAACCAATTTCTCAATGGTGAAAATAACCCCCTCCTCTCTAATACTCAGTGCATTTAAAATGGCGGAGGACGGAAATGGAGTGATCTTGAGGTTTTACAACATTACAGATTCAGAAGTTACTGGATCAATAAGACTTGGATGGATCCCAAACAAAGTTGAAACCGTGAATCTAGCAGAGAAGTCGATTGAAGCTCCAGTAAACATTGAAAAGAATGAGATCAGGATAAAAGCAAAGCCCCATGAAGTCATAACCCTCAAATTAAGTTAA
- a CDS encoding DUF1616 domain-containing protein produces MKPKDYWDLITIIALSLLLDLLIAFYPDSLLRKALGLAFVLFFPGYVFITALFPEKKELDNLERLALSFGLSIAIVPLIGLGLNYTPWGIRLIPILVSLTIFNLIFAIAAIYRRANAVDPWIPRISIEKLKEELEWEKSSKLDKALTVILIIAIISSIATLAYVITHPKPGEKFTEFYILGPEGKAADYPTEVFVGENATVILGIANHEYRNVTYHVEVWLVNLTYDFETNETIIYNMYIVDYFNVTLPHKPVDIEGNWTPQWETNYTFTMNRPGKWQLWFLLFKDERPPLPEPTKGDYAQTNATQRILDAIEGKIMGLKLNIEVREI; encoded by the coding sequence ATGAAACCCAAGGATTACTGGGATCTGATAACAATCATTGCGCTCTCACTCCTTCTTGACCTCCTCATTGCTTTCTATCCGGATAGTTTACTCAGGAAAGCCCTTGGTTTGGCCTTTGTGCTCTTCTTTCCTGGTTATGTTTTCATAACAGCCCTTTTTCCCGAGAAAAAGGAACTTGACAACCTTGAGAGATTGGCATTGAGCTTTGGTTTGAGCATAGCAATAGTCCCTCTAATTGGCCTTGGCCTTAACTACACCCCTTGGGGGATAAGGTTAATTCCAATTCTTGTAAGTCTAACAATTTTCAACCTTATCTTTGCCATTGCGGCAATTTATAGAAGGGCCAACGCCGTTGACCCATGGATTCCAAGGATAAGCATTGAAAAACTTAAAGAAGAACTGGAGTGGGAGAAATCAAGCAAACTGGACAAGGCTTTGACTGTAATCTTGATCATCGCAATAATCTCCTCCATAGCCACTTTGGCCTATGTTATAACTCATCCCAAGCCTGGAGAAAAGTTCACCGAGTTCTATATTTTGGGCCCGGAAGGAAAGGCCGCTGACTATCCAACTGAGGTCTTTGTGGGGGAGAACGCCACTGTTATTTTGGGCATAGCGAATCATGAGTACAGAAACGTCACCTATCACGTGGAGGTATGGCTGGTGAATCTTACCTATGACTTTGAAACGAATGAAACCATTATATATAACATGTATATTGTGGATTACTTCAACGTAACTTTACCCCATAAGCCAGTTGACATTGAAGGCAACTGGACACCCCAATGGGAGACTAACTATACCTTCACCATGAACAGGCCCGGAAAGTGGCAATTGTGGTTTTTGCTCTTCAAGGATGAAAGGCCCCCACTACCTGAGCCAACAAAAGGTGACTATGCTCAAACAAACGCCACTCAAAGAATCTTGGATGCAATAGAGGGCAAAATAATGGGGCTGAAGCTCAACATCGAGGTTAGGGAGATTTAA
- a CDS encoding Gfo/Idh/MocA family protein, with translation MRKVNFAIISYAHPHALRYAQTIAENRKAKLYAISGDGANSGVAKGEAKKYKAKFYENYESLLKDENVDAVYVAIETYRHKEIAIRAAEEGKHILLEKPIALVLEDADEIIKVAEKNDVKLMVPFNPRFTTPLIKAKNMIDAGEIGDLEYVNAISEYVKPPIYLQGLDMSWFFDVKKSGGGGFMDTAPHGIDSLLWLTESEPKRVFADIGSKVYGFPVDDVGTAFLEFKNGVMAVLSAGWGNPKGYPYGLEIKYYLVGKEGFLDVRTAYPDFTIYQDKAEKIYWERPDVEGIVNSFIKSILGDKEPPITGEDAKKNLAIVLSAYESSRTGKVVKL, from the coding sequence ATGAGAAAAGTTAATTTTGCAATCATAAGTTATGCTCACCCACATGCTTTGAGGTATGCTCAAACGATAGCCGAAAACAGGAAAGCGAAGCTCTATGCAATTTCAGGAGATGGGGCGAACTCAGGCGTTGCAAAAGGAGAAGCTAAAAAGTATAAGGCCAAGTTTTATGAGAATTATGAGTCTCTTTTAAAGGATGAAAATGTGGATGCGGTTTATGTTGCAATTGAGACGTATAGACACAAGGAGATTGCTATCAGGGCGGCAGAGGAAGGAAAACACATACTACTGGAAAAGCCAATAGCTCTTGTATTAGAAGATGCTGATGAGATAATAAAAGTTGCAGAAAAAAATGATGTAAAGCTTATGGTCCCATTTAACCCGCGCTTCACGACTCCTTTAATAAAGGCGAAAAACATGATAGATGCTGGAGAGATAGGCGACTTGGAGTACGTTAATGCAATTTCGGAGTATGTAAAACCACCCATATACTTGCAGGGACTCGATATGAGCTGGTTCTTTGATGTAAAGAAGAGCGGTGGCGGGGGTTTTATGGATACAGCCCCACATGGTATAGACTCACTTCTCTGGCTTACAGAAAGCGAGCCAAAGAGAGTTTTCGCTGACATAGGGTCAAAAGTATATGGATTCCCAGTGGACGATGTTGGAACGGCATTTTTAGAGTTCAAAAATGGTGTGATGGCTGTATTAAGTGCAGGATGGGGAAATCCAAAAGGCTATCCCTATGGACTTGAGATTAAGTACTATCTCGTTGGAAAGGAAGGTTTTCTCGACGTCAGAACGGCATATCCCGACTTTACAATCTACCAGGATAAGGCGGAGAAGATATATTGGGAAAGACCGGATGTGGAAGGAATAGTGAACTCATTTATAAAATCAATATTAGGGGATAAAGAGCCTCCAATAACTGGTGAAGATGCAAAGAAGAACTTGGCTATTGTTTTATCTGCCTATGAATCCTCAAGAACTGGAAAAGTAGTTAAACTTTAG
- a CDS encoding ABC transporter substrate-binding protein, which translates to MNKKVLSLFLVGVLAASIFASGCIGGEETSTTPSSTTSPSEVGGKVVWASTQLMPPAERAFLLNTVLPGFKEKTGIDAELIPIGQSDLTTRLAAEEESGKVTISLIGDLHGAIDYYESQDWLMDLSDMPALEGRTFISTFQKYSVIRGKKVYVPWMSATYVMVINKEAFKYLPEGLTEEDVIKGTEKWTYDEFLAWSKNIYEKTGKKLVGFPVKGLFHRFLHGYLYPSYTGYEVKKFESPEALEMWAYLKDLWEYVNPSSTTWDAMADPLLRGDVLIAWDHTARIKDAITKEPDKYIVAPVPRGPKGRGFILVVAGLAIPKGAPNKEGAWKLIDYLTTPKVQAETLAQTGFFPVIEEASEELPPGPLKVLAKGVAAQQSTSDALVVMIPNLGKYGGEFGELYKEAFRRIVLEGQDPAEVTKEIGARLNEIFQEVGVPLP; encoded by the coding sequence ATGAACAAGAAAGTGCTAAGTTTGTTTTTGGTTGGTGTTTTGGCAGCTTCAATATTTGCTAGTGGGTGCATAGGTGGTGAAGAAACATCAACCACACCCTCAAGCACCACCTCCCCGAGTGAAGTTGGTGGCAAAGTTGTCTGGGCATCAACCCAATTAATGCCTCCGGCGGAAAGGGCATTCCTTCTTAACACGGTTCTACCAGGATTTAAAGAGAAAACTGGTATTGATGCCGAGCTTATCCCAATAGGTCAGTCTGACCTAACCACGAGACTTGCAGCCGAAGAAGAAAGTGGTAAGGTTACTATCAGTTTAATTGGAGACCTCCATGGAGCAATAGATTATTATGAATCTCAAGACTGGCTTATGGACTTGAGCGATATGCCTGCACTTGAAGGAAGGACATTCATCTCAACCTTCCAAAAATACTCCGTGATAAGGGGTAAAAAGGTATATGTTCCATGGATGAGTGCCACATACGTCATGGTAATTAACAAAGAGGCTTTCAAGTACCTCCCAGAAGGACTCACAGAAGAAGATGTCATAAAGGGAACAGAGAAATGGACATATGATGAATTCTTAGCATGGTCAAAGAACATTTATGAAAAAACTGGTAAAAAGCTTGTTGGGTTCCCGGTTAAGGGATTGTTCCATAGGTTCCTCCACGGGTATCTATATCCTTCATATACTGGCTACGAAGTTAAAAAGTTTGAGTCACCTGAGGCTCTTGAGATGTGGGCATATCTCAAAGATCTCTGGGAGTACGTGAATCCCTCAAGTACAACATGGGATGCAATGGCAGATCCACTTCTAAGAGGAGATGTGTTGATAGCTTGGGATCATACTGCAAGAATCAAAGATGCAATAACCAAAGAACCAGATAAGTATATAGTTGCCCCAGTTCCAAGAGGGCCAAAGGGCAGGGGATTCATATTGGTCGTTGCAGGTCTGGCCATTCCAAAGGGTGCTCCAAACAAGGAGGGAGCTTGGAAACTTATAGATTATCTCACCACACCAAAAGTCCAGGCAGAAACACTCGCTCAGACAGGATTCTTCCCGGTTATTGAAGAGGCAAGTGAAGAACTACCACCTGGACCACTTAAAGTACTTGCAAAAGGTGTTGCCGCTCAACAGTCAACATCAGATGCCTTGGTCGTCATGATTCCAAACCTTGGAAAATATGGTGGGGAGTTTGGAGAGCTCTACAAAGAGGCATTCAGAAGAATAGTTCTTGAAGGACAAGATCCTGCAGAGGTTACAAAGGAGATAGGAGCTCGGTTAAATGAAATTTTCCAAGAAGTTGGCGTGCCACTGCCATGA